The nucleotide window CAAGGCATAGTAGATATTGCCCACCAGCAGCAGGCCCAGAACCAGCGGCCCGGCGATCAGCAGTACCTGGGTTGTCATGAGCCGGTCGATGGCGAAATTGCGCTGGGCGGGGCCGACCAGCACCGATACCGAGACGCAGGCAGCGGTCAGCTCGGCAAAGGCATCGTCGACGATCCAGAAGCTGACCATGCACCATATACCATAGAGCAGGGCAATGATGGCCGCGCCTATGGTTGCCCGCTTTTCCCACCATTGGGCCATTTGCACGTCGTCATCGGCCAGATCGACCTTGTCGAAAGCCCGCATGTCCAGATAGCGCAAAACGCCCACAACCACGAAAAGCCCGGCAATGACCGCCAGAAGTGTCGATTCCGCCTCCAGCGAAGCCACAAGGGCGGCCAGTGCCGACCCGAACGCACCCAGAAGCATGGAGAGGCGGTCGGCATAGAGCGAGCGGATCATCGAAACGTAATCGACGGGCGGCAGGATTTTATGCGCGGCCTCAAACATGTCCGGCGCCCCGCTGCGGCGCGGCGCGCAAAAAAGCACAATCCGGCCCTATGGGCCAGTTTGGCGGGAGCGTCCAGCTATGGAGCTTGTGGGGCATGAGCGCGTTGTCTGAACTACAGCGGTTTGGACCAAGCAGACGCTTTGTGCGGTTAAGATGACGTTTCAGTGAGCCGCAGGGGCAAGCGCGAGGGAAGTTTTCCTGTCGGAAAGGTAAACCCGACATTAATCATGATCAAATGTGAGGAGACAGTAATGGTGGAAAAACTGAGCAATGCCGAGCGAGAGGCGGAATTGGCCAGGCTCGACAACTGGATCTATGAGCCGGGCCAGGACGCGATCGGCCGCGATTTCCGGTTCAAGGATTTTTCCGAGGCCTTCGCCTTCATGGCCAGGGTGGCCCTCTTGGCCGAAAAAAGCGGGCACCACCCCGACTGGTCCAATGTCTATAACCGGGTTTCGATCCACCTCTCGACCCATGATGCCGGAGGTTTGAGCCAGAAGGATATCACCATGGCCCGCCAGATCGATGCCCTAATGACCTGAAACGGGCAGGGTAGATCTAATGAAAATTGCGGCCGCTGGGCATGGCCGCATAGGCGCGGCGGCGCGCCAGTTCCGCCTCCGTTGCGGCCTGCCGCTCCCGGCCCCGAGGGGCCGGCGGCCCGGCCTTGCCCTCATCGGCCCGGGCCACCACGGCATCCCCGATATCCTTGCCATCAGCCAGATCGAGCAGATGCGGGGTCAGATCTTCCATATCCTGGGCAATGACATGGATGACCCCCTTTTCGGATTGCACCTTGCCGCGCACCGCCAATAGGCGGCTCGACAGCAATGTTTTGCGCATCTTGTCATCGGCAAAAAGCTTGGGCCAGACCACCACATTGGCCACCCCGGTCTCATCCTCCAGGGTCGCAAAAATCACCCCGCTGGCTGTGCCCGGGCGCTGCCGCACCAGCACCAGCCCGGCCACTTCCACCACGATTTCATTGGCGACATGGACAAGATTTTCGGCCCTGGTGGTTCCGCGCGCCATCAGCATGGGCCTGAGGAACTGGACGGGATGCCCCTTGAGCGAGAGGGACAGCGTCGCATAATCATGGATCACCTCTTCGCCCGGCTTCATCATGGGCAGGCCGGGCTCTGCATCGGCTCTATCGGATGAAGGGGAGCCCGACAGGGCAAAAAGCGGCAGGGTTTCGGCTCCATACGTGCCCAGCAAACCCTTTACCGCCCAGAGCGCGTCACGGCGATTGAGCCCCATGGACGCAAAACCATCGGCCCGAGCCAGTTTTTCGAGGCTGGCAATAGATACCCTGGTGCGCAGCCACAGATCCCGGACGGACGTGTAGCCTGCGCCCCGCGCCGCAACGATCCGTTCAATGTCTTTTTCTGCCAACCCCTCCACCCGGCGCAGCCCCAGGCGCACGGCATGGCGCGTCCAGACATGATCCACCATCGGACGATGCCGGGGCCAGATATGGTCTTTCACTTCCCGTTCGCTTGTCTCCAGCGTCGATTCGAGCAGCGAGTGGTTCACATCGGCCG belongs to Devosia sp. XK-2 and includes:
- a CDS encoding 4a-hydroxytetrahydrobiopterin dehydratase; protein product: MVEKLSNAEREAELARLDNWIYEPGQDAIGRDFRFKDFSEAFAFMARVALLAEKSGHHPDWSNVYNRVSIHLSTHDAGGLSQKDITMARQIDALMT